The Stenotrophomonas maltophilia genome segment GCTGGTCACGCGCTGCAGGGCGTCGGTCACGGTCTGCGGGTTGCCGTTGGCATCGTAGGCAAAGCCGGTGGCGTGATTGCTCGCGTCCTTCAGTGCGGTCAGCTGGCCGAGCGTGTTGAACGTCCGTGCCAGGGTACGGCGCAGCGTCCCGCCTGCATCGAGCGTGTCTTCCTTGAGGCGATTGCCGGCATTGTCCAGCGTGTAGTGGATGGTGTTGCCAGCGCTGTCGGCGATGTCCGTCAGCCGCTGCGCGGCGTCGTAGACGTAGGTGACGCTGCTGCCGTCGGGCTCGGTGACCTGCTGCACTTGGCCGGTCGGCCAGTAGCTGATCTGGGTAGCCCGGTCCTCGGCTGTGGTGGCACCGCGCACGGTGATCGAGGTCGGCCAGCCGCGGGGATGGTAGGTGTAATCAGTCACCACGCCGTTGGCGTCCTTGACCGACAACGGCCGCCCGAACGCGTCGTAGGCCAAGGTCTCGACCGTCTGGCCCAGCGCATTGGTCACGCTGCGCAGGTCGCCCTTGCGATAGCTGCAGGCACCATTGGCCGCGCATCCCGCGTCATCCGCGGTGTAGTAGGCATAGGTGGAGACATCCGCCATATCACTACGCGGGCCATCCACGCTACGCAGCAGTCCCATCAGCGGGCACTCCGGGCCCTCTGCCTCACAGTAGGTCTGCGTGGTGACGCGGGTGTCACCGGTCACCATGTCGCGCACGGCGATGGTGGTCGGCTGGAGGCGTGCATTGCGCACGATGCGGATCTCACGGTTACCGACGGTCTGCTGCACCAACCGATTGCTGTCCATGGCCACGCGCATTTCGCTGACGCGCTGGTCCGGAGTACCGGCCGCTTCGGTGGTGGTGGTCACGCTGATGGCGCCTGTGGCAGCATCGCTGGCCTCGGAATAGGCATACTGGGTGACAACGCCTCGGCGATCGGTCACCGACTGCAGCCGGCGCCGGAAATCAGTGCCCTCGGGCAGATAGGTGCGACTGATGCTGCCGTTGCTCTCGGTGACGCCGTTGACCTTGCGCGGAAGGCCACTGGCGCCGCTGGCGGTCAATGCGTAGGTACTCTGCTTGCCCAATGCATCGGTGACGATGGTGGTACCTGCCGACGTGTACTCCAGGCGCACGCCGTCAACGCCCACGTCGGCCTGACTGCAATCGCCGGAATGACGGCTGCAGGTGACCCGCCCCTTGGCGTCGTAGCCGTACCAGCTGTAGCGCTGGTTGCCCTCGGCGGTAATGCCGGTCAGGTAGCCCGGGAAGCGGGCGTCCTCATAGTGATACGTGCGGCTGGCACCGTCTGCGTAGGTCGCACTGATCAATTCCCCGGCCGGGGAATAGGCGTAGCTCACCACGGGCTGGCCGGCGATCACCAGGGCCGAGATCAGCGAATCGTCACCCGGCGCGAGATACTGGACGTCCACGCGCCGGCCGGTTGAATGGGTGATGCTGAGCAGGCGGCCACGGCTGTCGTGTGCATAGGTTAGCGAGGTTCCGTCTTCGAAATCGCGGCGCTGCATCAGGCCGCCGGCATCGAACTGAATGCGCTCCTGAGCCCGCGACAACAACCATAGGCTCCCCTGTTGAGCCACGCGGTCCCCACTGCCATCCATTGCCTCATACACCGCTCCCACCTTCTTGAAGGCGAGCTGGCCACCCTCAGCGTCAATCAAACCCACCTGGACTTCCGAACTCGGTGGAAAGTCCGTGTCGTCAACGCCGAGCGTCAGGCCAATGTTGTGGGAGTGCGTCCATCCTTGGCCCATGGCTCCGCCGCTGGTGCCGGTCAAGGAATGATACTGGCGATCGAAGCGGACCCACCCGAGATCAAGGTCCGCTTCCGGCTGAGACTTGTCGCCGGTGGTGGGGTCGCACGGATTACCGACTTTGCACTCCTGCGGCGGCAGAGGAGAAGTCCAGTACGCCAGCAGCATTGCCATGTTTGGCTCGTCCTGCTGGGCCAAGGCGCACATGCCCAGGTTATCGTCCCACATCATCATGGGGCGATTCATGCATTTTGCGGTTCTACTCCGATCGGCGTATTCCCGAAAGACCAGCTCCGAGCAGGCCTTGGTCCCCTCATAATAGCTGTTCTTGACGAATTTATAGCGCTTGGTTTCGTTGATGACGCTGCCGTCATCTCCCACTCCAAGCCCGCCAACCTCCTCCCAGGCTTCCTCAGTCATGACGGTGGCAGCGCACCGCGGATCGCTCGCATTCTTCGACAGGAACATGCTGCGGACGGCATCCTCCGTGGCGTACTTCTGATGGTTCTTCTCATACACCCAATCCGTGGTGACGATCTTCTCGGGCTTGACGCGATAGTCATAGATCGTCTTGTTAGGAAGGGCCCTCTGGCGCTTGACCTCCCAAACGAAAGGCTTATCGACCTCATACTCGGCGAAGAAGGCCCGTATGTCTTTCTGGACAGCCGCCTCTGTGGAACGGGGCTCTCCCATCGAGAAGTAGCTTTCCCATTTCTTCTCGATCTCCTGCGCCTGCACGCTGGACGTCGAGCACGCCAGCACGAACAGCGCCAGACTGATGAGCGAAGTGCCAGAGTTTGCCTTCAACATCCCTGTTCTCCTTCCTGGACGGACACAGCGCCGGCGGGAACGAGAACGTGGGGCAGCAGCCTCTTCACGTCATGCTTCGGATCGTCCCTGGTCCGGAATGCGGCGTGGCCGCATGGGGACGTTATCTCCGATGTGGTTTACACATCCAAGTCAAAAACTGTGGAATGAGTCGAATTTCAGAACTTTCTGATGCGGGGGGGGGCGTGTCGGAAATGCAGCCAAGCGTGG includes the following:
- a CDS encoding RHS repeat-associated core domain-containing protein yields the protein MLKANSGTSLISLALFVLACSTSSVQAQEIEKKWESYFSMGEPRSTEAAVQKDIRAFFAEYEVDKPFVWEVKRQRALPNKTIYDYRVKPEKIVTTDWVYEKNHQKYATEDAVRSMFLSKNASDPRCAATVMTEEAWEEVGGLGVGDDGSVINETKRYKFVKNSYYEGTKACSELVFREYADRSRTAKCMNRPMMMWDDNLGMCALAQQDEPNMAMLLAYWTSPLPPQECKVGNPCDPTTGDKSQPEADLDLGWVRFDRQYHSLTGTSGGAMGQGWTHSHNIGLTLGVDDTDFPPSSEVQVGLIDAEGGQLAFKKVGAVYEAMDGSGDRVAQQGSLWLLSRAQERIQFDAGGLMQRRDFEDGTSLTYAHDSRGRLLSITHSTGRRVDVQYLAPGDDSLISALVIAGQPVVSYAYSPAGELISATYADGASRTYHYEDARFPGYLTGITAEGNQRYSWYGYDAKGRVTCSRHSGDCSQADVGVDGVRLEYTSAGTTIVTDALGKQSTYALTASGASGLPRKVNGVTESNGSISRTYLPEGTDFRRRLQSVTDRRGVVTQYAYSEASDAATGAISVTTTTEAAGTPDQRVSEMRVAMDSNRLVQQTVGNREIRIVRNARLQPTTIAVRDMVTGDTRVTTQTYCEAEGPECPLMGLLRSVDGPRSDMADVSTYAYYTADDAGCAANGACSYRKGDLRSVTNALGQTVETLAYDAFGRPLSVKDANGVVTDYTYHPRGWPTSITVRGATTAEDRATQISYWPTGQVQQVTEPDGSSVTYVYDAAQRLTDIADSAGNTIHYTLDNAGNRLKEDTLDAGGTLRRTLARTFNTLGQLTALKDASNHATGFAYDANGNPQTVTDALQRVTSQQYDPLNRLAQTLQDVGGVAAEIRSQYNALDQVTQVTDPKGLHTTYAYNGFGDLTGQVSPDSGASSFTVDAAGNRETATDARGVTATYHYDALNRLIGIAYPDPNLDVGYSYDVAPAACAADERFAKGRLGQVLHANGSTQYCHDRFGQVTRKVQTVNGVATTLRYAYSKSGRLTALTYPDGSVADYVRDTQGRISQIGLTRPGQARQIVVNNVTYAAFGPATGWTYGNGRQLQRPLDLDYRPQAVHDSAAGGLSLGYGYDPVGSITELKNGAGPTVLAKYAYDTLGRLTQTQDGATGTPIETYAYDATGNRTALTTSAGTASYTYPATSHRLSAVDGEARNHDAAGNTTSIGSKTFTYSDANRLNAVKQGDAVLESYGYNHRGERVLRTPAGGAAQITLYDEAGQWLGNYSATGQAQQQAIWLDNYPVALINVPATGVPELAYVQPDHLGTPRVVIDPVSDVAIWEWNNRSEVFGNQIPSADPDGDGVAFELALRFPGQQATDSSGLFYNYQREYDPAVGRYSQSDPIGLDGGISTFSYADLTPQAKADPLGLATWTGTMTFAGTGVGIVGGVGGARLTLTSECLNGRQASVELGFAGVGVGTGSPISVTVSNVTLTGGNLMYVDPSELLGASSILSLGAAAGGGALCQP